From a single Apium graveolens cultivar Ventura chromosome 2, ASM990537v1, whole genome shotgun sequence genomic region:
- the LOC141699999 gene encoding secreted RxLR effector protein 161-like, whose translation MEQKLVLDKDEGGQKVDATEYRSLVGNLIYLTHTRPDITYTLGVVSRFMEAPTDKHHQAVKHILRYVKGTVSHGLVYARSEDKKTIAGYTDSDLAGDVVDRRSTGGMCFSLNRSLISWASQKQRVIAVSSCEAEYGCNNNSVPEYLASRFHLRVRVRYRWSSRIWNWDILTVVLLLAAFL comes from the exons ATGGAACAAAAACTGGTGTTAGATAAGGATGAGGGTGGTCAGAAAGTGGATGCAACTGAGTACAGGAGTTTAGTTGGCAATCTGATATATCTCACTCATACGCGACCTGATATCACGTATACACTCGGGGTTGTTAGTCGATTTATGGAGGCACCTACTGACAAACATCACCAAGCTGTGAAGCATATACTACGATATGTGAAAGGTACTGTGAGTCATGGTTTAGTATATGCTAGAAGCGAAGACAAGAAAACCATAGCAGGCTATACAGATAGTGATTTAGCAGGTGATGTGGTTGATCGAAGGAGCACTGGTGGGATGTGTTTTTCTCTAAATAGAAGCTTAATTTCATGGGCATCGCAGAAACAGAGGGTCATTGCAGTATCTTCGTGTGAAGCGGAATATGGTTGCAACAACAACAGTGTTCCAGAGTATTTAGCTTCGAG gtttcatCTAAGAGTTCGAGTTAGATATCGTTGGAGTTCGAGGATTTGGAATTGGGACATATTAACTGTTGTACTTCTGTTAGCTGCGTTTTTGTAA